CCTCGTCGCCCACACACCGGCCGTCGTCCTCGTCGCTCGCGTGCCGACCGGCCTCGCCGCACACATGCCAGCAGCCGGCGGCTGTCCTCATCACCTCCACGCCGTCCTCAACTCTTCATGCCGCCGGCTGCCGTCCTCCTCACCACCCTCCCACCGACTGTCATCTCAGTGACCTCGCTGCCCTCCAATCCAGTCGGCCCGCTGTCTCCGCCACCATCTTCATGCCAgctcgccgccctcctccaGATCTGGCGGGCACACGGGCATGCCCGCGGGCAAGGCATACCTTCAGATGGCGGGCGCGGGCACCGATTGCCGCTCGTGGTGGGTGGCGGGCGCGGGTGCGGGTACGAGATTTTTCTCGCGGGTGCGTGTCCGAGCCGCGTGTATCCGCAGGCAAaatacccgttgccatctttaCCTCCGTGCACTCCACTGCCCCGCACGCCCCTGCCACATGCCGGGCCTCGCCGTCCAGCGGTGGTTCCTCAGCTGAAGCGACCGGGTTCGCTTTGCGTTTCCTGCGCGGCACTGCGAGCCTGCGATGCTGGCTCTGCGACGGGGCCGGTGGTGACTCGCTGAGACAGCTTGCGATCCCGCGACCGCGGCGGGATGGGCAGGGCGGGCAAGTGGCTCCGGAGCTTCCTGCCGGGCAGGAGGGGCAAGGCCGGGGCGGCGGACCCCGCGGACCTGGCGCTGGCGCTGCCGGGGACGGGGACGACCACGACCACGACGACGCCGGCGTCCACGCCGGGGGCCAAGGAGAAGAGGCGGTGGAGCTTCcgccgcccggcggcggcgtcgcccgcCAAGGACGCGCAGGGCGGCCGGCTCGCGCACTACAGGTCCCTGGAGCCGCGGGTGCTGGACCCAGACCagcacgccgtcgccgtggccatcgccacggcggccgcggccgaggcggccatggcggccaagCATGCCACCGCGGCCATCGTCAGGCTCTCA
This portion of the Panicum virgatum strain AP13 chromosome 2N, P.virgatum_v5, whole genome shotgun sequence genome encodes:
- the LOC120660666 gene encoding uncharacterized protein LOC120660666 codes for the protein MGRAGKWLRSFLPGRRGKAGAADPADLALALPGTGTTTTTTTPASTPGAKEKRRWSFRRPAAASPAKDAQGGRLAHYRSLEPRVLDPDQHAVAVAIATAAAAEAAMAAKHATAAIVRLSSSAPGSKRTVIGIDEAAAIKIQAVFRTVTLHIHLLRIFGQEIQKVQIVNSEW